Proteins encoded by one window of Heliangelus exortis chromosome 5, bHelExo1.hap1, whole genome shotgun sequence:
- the SIX1 gene encoding homeobox protein SIX1, producing MSMLPSFGFTQEQVACVCEVLQQGGNLERLGRFLWSLPACDHLHKNESVLKAKAVVAFHRGNFRELYKILESHQFSPHNHPKLQQLWLKAHYVEAEKLRGRPLGAVGKYRVRRKFPLPRTIWDGEETSYCFKEKSRGVLREWYAHNPYPSPREKRELAEATGLTTTQVSNWFKNRRQRDRAAEAKERENTENNNAATNKPNQLSPLDGSKPLMSSSEEEFSPPQSPDQNSVLLLQGNLSHARSSGYSLSGLAASQTPHSLQSHQLQDSLLGPLTSSLVDLGS from the exons ATGTCGATGCTGCCGTCGTTTGGCTTCACGCAGGAGCAGGTCGCCTGCGTCTGCGAGGTGCTGCAGCAAGGAGGGAACCTGGAAAGGTTGGGCCGGTTCCTCTGGTCGCTGCCGGCCTGCGACCACCTGCACAAGAACGAGAGCGTCCTGAAGGCCAAGGCCGTGGTGGCTTTCCACCGCGGCAACTTCCGCGAGCTCTACAAGATCCTGGAGAGCCACCAGTTCTCCCCCCACAACCACcccaagctgcagcagctctggctgaaGGCTCATTACGTGGAAGCCGAGAAACTGCGGGGCAGACCCTTGGGCGCCGTCGGCAAATACCGCGTCCGCCGAAAATTCCCTTTGCCCCGCACCATCTGGGACGGCGAGGAAACCAGTTACTGCTTCAAGGAGAAATCCCGGGGCGTGCTGCGGGAATGGTACGCCCACAACCCCTACCCGTCCCCCCGAGAGAAGCGGGAGTTGGCGGAAGCCACCGGTCTCACCACCACCCAGGTCAGCAACTGGTTCAAGAACCGGAGGCAGCGGGACCGAGCGGCGGAGGCGAAGGAAAG GGAGAACACGGAAAACAACAACGCGGCCACCAACAAACCGAACCAACTCTCGCCTCTGGATGGGAGCAAACCCCTCATGTCCAGCTCCGAGGAAGAGTTTTCTCCTCCACAAAGCCCGGATCAGAACTCGGTCCTGCTCTTGCAGGGGAATCTCAGCCACGCCAGGAGCTCCGGCTACTCCCTGAGCGGCTTAGCCGCATCTCAGACCCCTCACAGCCTCCAAAGCCACCAGCTCCAGGACTCGCTGCTTGGACCCCTCACGTCCAGCCTGGTGGATCTGGGATCCTAA